One genomic region from Pongo abelii isolate AG06213 chromosome 4, NHGRI_mPonAbe1-v2.0_pri, whole genome shotgun sequence encodes:
- the LYSMD3 gene encoding lysM and putative peptidoglycan-binding domain-containing protein 3 isoform X2: MAGRHQNRSFPLPGVQSSGQVHAFGNCSDNDILEEDAEVYELRSRGKEKVRRSTSRDRLDDIIVLTKDIQEGDTLNAIALQYCCTVCQNSSKKVQFLDRNTLSSKRKTDVTSFICSILF, translated from the exons ATGGCAGGGAGGCATCAGAATCGTAGTTTTCCTCTTCCAGGAGTTCAGTCAAGTGGTCAAGTACATGCATTTGGAAATTGTTCAGACAATGATATTTTGGAGGAGGATGCTGAAGTGTATGAGCTTCGatccagaggaaaagagaaagtccgAAGAAGTACATCAAGAGATAGACTTGACGACATTATAGTATTAACAAAAGATATACAAGAAGGAGATACATTAAATGCAATAGCCCTTCAATACTGTTGTACG GTCTGTCAAAATTCCAGTAAAAAAGTTCAGTTCCTTGACCGAAACACTTTGTCCTCCAAAAGGAAGACAGACGTCACGTCATTCATCTGTTCAATACTCTTCTGA
- the LYSMD3 gene encoding lysM and putative peptidoglycan-binding domain-containing protein 3 isoform X1, which produces MAGRHQNRSFPLPGVQSSGQVHAFGNCSDNDILEEDAEVYELRSRGKEKVRRSTSRDRLDDIIVLTKDIQEGDTLNAIALQYCCTVADIKRVNNLISDQDFFALRSVKIPVKKFSSLTETLCPPKGRQTSRHSSVQYSSEQQEILPANDSLAYSDSAGSFLKEVDRDIEQIVKCTDNKRENLNEVVSALTAQQIRFEPDNKNTQRKDPYYGADWGIGWWTAVVIMLIVGIITPVFYLLYYEILAKVDVSHHSTVDSSHLHSKITPPSQQREMENGIVPTKGIHFSQQDDHKLYSQDSQSPATQQET; this is translated from the exons ATGGCAGGGAGGCATCAGAATCGTAGTTTTCCTCTTCCAGGAGTTCAGTCAAGTGGTCAAGTACATGCATTTGGAAATTGTTCAGACAATGATATTTTGGAGGAGGATGCTGAAGTGTATGAGCTTCGatccagaggaaaagagaaagtccgAAGAAGTACATCAAGAGATAGACTTGACGACATTATAGTATTAACAAAAGATATACAAGAAGGAGATACATTAAATGCAATAGCCCTTCAATACTGTTGTACG gtagCAGATATCAAGAGAGTTAACAATCTCATCAGTGATCAAGACTTTTTTGCCCTTAGGTCTGTCAAAATTCCAGTAAAAAAGTTCAGTTCCTTGACCGAAACACTTTGTCCTCCAAAAGGAAGACAGACGTCACGTCATTCATCTGTTCAATACTCTTCTGAACAACAGGAAATTTTGCCAGCTAATGATTCTCTTGCTTACAGTGACTCAGCTGGtagctttttaaaagaagtagACCGAGACATTGAACAAATAGTAAAGTGTACAGACAATAAGAGAGAGAACCTCAATGAGGTAGTATCGGCCTTAACAGCACAACAAATACGTTTTGAACCTGATAACAAAAACACTCAACGTAAAGACCCCTATTATGGAGCAGACTGGGGAATAGGGTGGTGGACAGCTGTAGTGATAATGTTGATAGTAGGTATAATAACACCAgtgttttatttgttgtattaTGAAATTTTAGCTAAGGTGGATGTTAGTCATCATTCAACAGTGGACTCTTCACATTTACATTCAAAAATCACACCCCCATCACAgcagagagaaatggaaaatggaattgtgCCAACTAAAGGAATACATTTCAGCCAACAAGATGATCATAAACTGTATAGTCAAGATTCTCAGTCACCTGCTACTCAACAGGAAACATAG